The genomic window ATATCGCCGCGAGGCGGCCGAGCGGATCAAGGAGCTTGAGCGCGCGCGCGCCTTCTCGTTCCGGCGGCTGGCTCTTGTGAGGTCTGTCGCAGAGGCCGTGGCCGGCGCCAAAGATGAGGCAGAGGCCGCCGCGCGGGGATCTGCGGCGTTTCTGCGGGAAATCGGATGGACCGGCGCAACCGAGTCACAGCGCGAAGTCCTGGAGCGCTTCAGCCCGATTATTGCTTCGCTTTGGGAGATGTGCCGCGACGAGCCGCCGGCAGTCGACGTGCATGGCATCGACGACGATCTTGCCGCGTTTGAGACTTGGTTCGCGCAGAACCGGAACGGTTCTTTCCTGAGTCTGATGGATGCAGAACCCCTGGAGCTGCCGCTTGTCGAAGTGTGAATCGTTGCCAAGTGGTGCGTTTCTTTTTGACCACTGGGTGGTGGAAGAATTCCGCCGGTTGGATGGTTTCACGGCGCTTGTGGTGCTTGTCGGAATCGGCGACACCACCGTGTCCCCGCTGCGATCGACCTTTATGCATGTCATCGGCGAGGAACTGGACTGGATGGAGTTTTGCAAATTGCTCGCCGGCGCTGGCGTCGCCTGGGACGGCGTGCTGTTGGAGACTGTATCCGCGAAGGATGGCGGTCCGGTAACCGACGCTGAAGCACGCGCGGCGTTGCGGGCGTTAGAAAAGCGCGTGGTCGAAGACCGCCTGGTCATCAATGAGGGTCATTTTTTCGATAAATGGGGGCGCCGGTTGAAAATCGAGGAGGCGTTGCCGCAATGAGCGTAGCGCTGCGCATTCTTGATACGGCAGAAATGCCGGCGCGCTGGAATGTCGCGATGACGGCGGCGCTGACCGAGCTGCACCGCGCCGGGCGGATCGCCGACACACTGCGTTTTCATCGCTATCCGGCTGCTGTCCTTATCGGGCGGCATCAGAATCTCGGGCAGGCGGTCCATGTCGGCAGGTGCCGAGCCGCCGGAATCGAACTTGCGCGACGCGTGACGGGCGGTGGCGCCGTCTATATGGCACCAGGTGCTCTTGCTTGGGATTTGGTCATTGGGCGCGATACTGTCGGCTCTCGACTCAATCACGCGGCCGCTGCGGTCGGCGAAGCTGTAGCCGCAGCTTTGGCACGTCTCGGCCTGCCTGCGCGCTACCGGGCTGAAAACGAAATTGAGATCGCAGGCCGCAAGATATGCGGTATGAGCGGCTATTTCGACGGCGGCACGCTGGTTTATCAGGGAACGATACTCACCGACGCCAGTCTTTCGAACATGTCTCGGTTTCTGAAGCTGCCTTTGAAGCGCACACAGTCACTCCGTCACGACCTCAGAGAGCGGCTGGCGACTGTGACGGAAATTCTGGGGCGAAATCCGGATCCGGGTGAGATCGAAAATGCAATAGAGGCGGAACTTGCCCATGCGCTTGGTAGGTCGTCCATACGGCGAGACCTGACGGTCGAAGAGAGGGAGCTGGCCGAAGAATGGCATCGCACGGAATTTGGGCTGGAGTCTTTTGTGAGCGGCTGCGATCTGCCGAGCGAGGAAATGACGATGATTGGACGAGACGGCTGTGTCCATGCCTATATCAAACTCATTCCCGGTTCGGAACGCCTCATTGATCAGATATGGCTTACGGGAAATTTCAGCGTCTCTCCGTCCCGGACGATTCCCGATCTGGAAGCCGCGCTGCGCGGAATGCCAGTGCAGCATGCATCCGAACGGACGGTCGAAATCCTGTCCAGTAGACAGATCGAAATGCGCGGTGCCTCTTGCTGCGACCTTGCGGCAGCAATTGCAAAGGCGGCGGTCGGTGGTTGCGGCCGGCGAACGAAATCCCTGTGAAACGACGACTTCTTATCGTCCTTCTGAACACCGACCCGCGAAATGTGGAGGAGCTCGCCGCGCCCTTCTACCATGCTGCCGTAGCGGCTGCGATGGATTACGAGGTTGATGTTGTCTGCACGGCGACCGCCGGAAAGCTGATGATCAAGGGTGTCGCCGAGAATCTGCACGCCAAGGCCGGACATCCCATGACTGTACACGACTGGATCAAGGAGGCGCATCAGCATGGCGCGCGCTTCTGGGCGTGCCCTGCCAATCTTGATTTGTTTGATATCACTGAAGAGGATTTAATTTCTGAGTGCAGCGGCATGATGGGTGCGGCTTCCATGATCGAGGGAATCATGGAGGATGACTGTCGGGTGCTGACCTATTAGGAGAGTGGGGTGGTTGCGGTTCGCGGATGCATGTTTCCAGATAACCTGCTCTACGACGTTCCAAATCACACTTGGTACAGTCCGGATAAAGACGGTCTTGTCCGCGTAGGCATGACCCAAGTGGCCATCGCGCTCGCGCGCGAAGTGCTGGTGTTCACGCCCAAGCGTGCCGGCCGTGTGTTTGAAGCGCAACGTTCCATTGCCACGATCGAGAGTGCCAAATGGGTTGGCGTTGTGCGCGCCGCCTTTGATGGCGAGGTGGCTGCCGTCAATGAGGGATTGGTGGCACGACCCACTACGGCGAACTACGATTGTTACGGCGAGGGTTGGTTAATGCTTGTGCGACCAGCGAAAGGCGACTGGCAAGCCGGCCTGGTCACTGGTGCGGCGGTAGGGCCAGCATATGAGGACTGGATGGAGAACGAAGGCTATCCAGGTTGCGGCGGCTAGCGAGAGTGCGATTGCAGGAGGGCCTCGCACCCGCGAATTCAGGTCTTTTTGACATACGGCAAGAGCGTGCAAGTACGTCACCCGCGTTCATCACGTCGCGCGTATTGCGTTCCTGGCTCCATTGGCCGTAGGGTGGCCATAGCCCACGGCTATTGCTGACAATTGAAGAAATCGATTGATTGATTGCACACGACCACTTGTTCCGCGATCGTGTGGGCCTATGAACTTTTCCTATTGGCTGATGGCTCACGGATAATCGCCGGATGATCGACAAGCTTGAATTTTTCATCGCCCTCGCACGAGAGCAGCATTTTGGGCGGGCCGCCGAAAGCTGCGGCATCAGCCAGCCGTCTTTGTCGGCGGCCGTCAAAAGCCTTGAAGACTCCTTCGGTGTGCTTCTGGTTCATCGCGGCTCCCGCTTCCGCGGTTTTACGCCCGAGGGCGAGCGTGTTCTCGAATGGGCCCGGCGAATCGTTTCCGACGCGAGAGCCATGCATCAGGAGGTCGATGCGCTTAAACGCGGCCTCGCAGGCCATCTGCGTATCGCCGCGATCCCGACCGCTCTGGCCATGAGCGCGATGCTGACCACGCCCTACCGTGCCAAACATCCGGAGGTGAAATTCAGCGTCCTGTCGCATACCTCGGTTGAAGTGCTGAGCATGATCGAAAATCTCGAGGTGGATGCGGGCATCACCTATCTCGACAATGAGCCCCTGAATCGCGTGAACGCCATCCCCCTCTATCAGGAAGAATATCGGCTGTTGACGTCCCCGAACGGGGTGCTTGGCAATCGCGACAAGGTCACCTGGGCGGAGGTCGGACAGGTGCCGCTCTGCCTGCTGACGCCGACTATGCAGAACCGTCGCATTATTGACGGATTGCTGCGTGCGGCAGGCTCCGAACCTTCCCCGACGCTTGAATCGAATTCGATGATCGTTCTGTTCGCACATGTGCGAACCGGGCAATGGGCGAGCATCATGCCGGCGAAGCTCGCCGACACGCTGGGTCTGACCGAGAGCGTGCGTTCGATCCCCATCATTGAGCCCTCTGCAACGCATGCGGTGGGGCTCGTCGTCTCTGATCGGGACAAGACCACGCCGCTGGTTCGGGCTCTGATTTCAGAAGCCAAGAAGCTTGCCAAGGTGCTTGCGCAACCTGTTGCTGCGTGAAGCGGCATTCGCCGATATTTGTTGTCTTTAGTTAATCTTATCAATTGATCAGAAATCCGGATCGCCGCGACGATCAGCAAGGCTGATCGTTCCATCCGCGCAGCTGTATTGATTCAACGAGGCTTTCCTTTCAGTTTCCGACCATTCTCATCTGGAGATGGTCACAGGCTGTGCCGACATTTGAACCTTGGACTACCGATCGGGCGCTGAGCATCATCGCGGAAAACAAGGACCGCGATGGCGCAACATTGCCGATCCTGCACGCGCTGCAGGAGACATTCGGACATGTGCCGGAAGCGGCGGCACCACTGATCGCCGACGCACTCAATCTGTCACGCTCGGAAGTGCATGGCGTCATTACCTTCTACCATGTTTTCAGACGGCAGCCGGCAGGCCGTCATGTTCTGAAACTGTGCCGCGCGGAAGCGTGTCAGGCATGCGGCTGCGATGACCTCATCTCGCAAGCGGAATCGCGGCTTGGCGTGAAGCTTGGCGGCACGACCGCCGACGGGCGCGTGACGATCGAAGCTGTCTATTGTCTGGGCCTGTGCTCCACCGCGCCGTCGGCAATGATCGACGGAAAGCCCGTCGGCCGGCTGACCGAGAAGAAGCTCGGCACATTGCTGGCGGAGGCCGACCGATGAGCCACCGCATTTACATTCCCGGCGATTCCGCCGCTGTCGCCTGCGGTGCCGACGAAATTGCCGCGGCAATCGAAACGCTGGCAGCAAGGAACAAGATTGCCGTCACGATCATCCGCAACGGTTCGCGCGGCCTGCATTGGCTGGAGCCGCTGCTTGAAGTCGAAACGCCGAAAGGCCGGGTCGCCTATGGGCCGGTGGAGGAGGGTGACGTCGTCTCCGTTTTCGAGGCGATGCTGGCGGAGGGCGGCGAACACAAGCTGCGGCTCGGCGTCACCGACGACATTCCCTGGCTGAAACGGCAGACACGCCTGACCTTCGCACGTTGCGGCATCGTGGATCCTCGCTCGCTGGACGATTACAGGGCGCATGACGGCTACAAGGGGCTGGAGAAGGCGCTGGCCAATCCAACGGGCATTGTCGCAGAAGTGACCGAATCCGGTCTGCGCGGCCGCGGCGGTGCGGGCTTTCCGACCGGCATCAAATGGAAAACGGTCGCCGACGCCAAACCTGATCAGAAATACATCGTCTGTAATGCGGACGAGGGCGACAGCGGAACCTTCGCCGACCGCATGATCATGGAGGGAGACCCATTCGTTCTGATCGAGGGCATGACGATTGCCGGGATCGCCGTCGGCGCCAGCAAGGGCTACATCTATTGCCGCTCGGAATATCCGCTCGCCATCGCCGTGCTGAATGACGCCATCAAGGCTGCGATGCGTGGCGGGATGCTGGGCAAGAATGTTGCCGGTTCCCCTTTCACATTTGAGCTTGAAGTGCGCTCGGGCGCGGGCGCCTATGTCTGCGGCGAGGAAACCTCGCTGCTGGAAAGTCTGGAAGGCAAGCGCGGTCTGGTGCGGGCCAAGCCGCCGCTGCCGGCCCACAAGGGTCTGTTCGGCAAGCCAACGGTCATCAACAATGTGCTCTCGTTCGCGACCGTGCCGATCATCATGCACAAGGGCGGCGCGTTCTACAAAAACGTCGGCATGGGCCGGTCGCGCGGTACGATGCCGGTCCAGCTTGCCGGCAATGTCAAGCATGGTGGTCTTTACGAAGTCGCCTTTGGCATTACGCTCGGCGAGTTGGTGGAGCAGATCGGCGGGGGGACGGCCAGCGGCCGCCCGGTACGTGCCGTGCAGGTCGGAGGCCCGCTCGGGGCGTATTTCCCGCCTGCGCTGTTCGACACGCCGTTCGATTATGAGGCTTTTGCGGCGCGCGACGGCCTGATCGGGCATGGCGGCATCGTCGTGTTCGACGACAGCGTCAACATGGCCAAGCAGGCGCGCTTCGCGATGGAATTTTGCGCCATCGAATCCTGCGGCAAGTGTACGCCCTGCCGCATCGGGTCGACACGCGGCGTCGAAACGATCGACCGCATCATCAAGAACGAGAAGCGTCCTGAAAACCTCGCCGTACTCGAAGACCTTTGCAACACCATGAAATTCGGTTCGCTCTGCGCGCTGGGCGGCTTCACGCCGTATCCGGTCATGAGCGCGCTTACCCATTTCCCTGAAGATTTCGGCGCAGCGCCACCGCGTCTGCAAGCTGCGGAATGAAGGAGACACACATGTCGCTCGTTCATGAGGCCGATTTCGGAACGCCAGCCTCGAAATCTGAAAAGATGGTCGAACTGACCATCGACGGCCGGAAAATTTCGGTGCCCGAAGGTACTTCGGTCATGCGCGCGGCGATGGAGATGGGAACGCAAATTCCAAAACTCTGCGCCACCGACATGGTGGACGCATTTGGTTCCTGCCGGCTCTGTCTTGTGGAGATCGAGGGGCGTGCCGGCACGCCGGCCTCCTGCACGACACCCGTCGCGCCTGGCATGGTCGTGCACACGCAGACCAACCGTCTGGCGCAGCTCCGCAGGGGCGTGATGGAGCTCTATATCTCCGATCACCCGCTCGACTGCCTGACATGCTCGGCCAACGGAGACTGCGAATTGCAGGACATGGCCGGGGCGGTGGGCCTGCGCGACGTGCGTTACGGCTACGAGGGCGAGAACCACGTCTTTGCGAGGAAGGCCGGAGTCGCCAACGAGAACTGGCTGCCGAAGGACGAGTCAAACCCCTATTTCACCTACGATCCGTCGAAGTGCATCGTCTGCTCGCGCTGCGTGCGCGCCTGCGAGGAAGTGCAGGGCACCTTCGCGCTGACGATCTCGGGCCGCGGCTTCGACAGCCGCGTGTCGCCCGGCACGAACGAAAGCTTCCTCGGCTCCGAATGCGTGTCCTGCGGCGCCTGCGTACAGGCCTGCCCGACCGCCACGCTGAACGAGAAGACGGTGATCGAGATCGGCAAGCCCGAGCATTCGGTGGTCACCACCTGCGCCTATTGCGGCGTCGGCTGCGCCTTCAAGGCGGAGATGCGGGGCGAGGAACTCGTCCGCATGGTTCCCTACAAGAACGGCGAGGCGAACCGCGGACATTCCTGCGTGAAGGGCCGCTTCGCCTGGGGTTATGCGACCCACAGGGAGCGCATCCTCAAGCCGATGATCCGCAAGAAGGTCACGGATCCGTGGAGGGAGGTAAGTTGGGAGGAGGCGATCTCCTATGCCGCATCCGAATTCAAGCGCATCCAGGCGAAATACGGCAAGAATGCCGTCGGCGGCATCACCTCGTCGCGCTGCACCAACGAGGAAACCTTCCTCGTCCAGAAGCTGATCCGGGCCGCCTTCGGCAACAACAATGTCGATACCTGCGCGCGCGTCTGCCATTCACCAACAGGCTACGGGCTGGGCCAGACTTTCGGAACGTCAGCCGGAACACAAAACTTCGATTCCGTCGAAGATGCAGATGTCATCGTCATCATCGGCGCTAATCCGGCGTCGGCGCATCCGGTGTTTGCCTCGCGCATGAAAAAGCGCCTGCGTCAGGGCGCCAAGCTGATCGTGATCGATCCGCGCCGCACCGAGATGGTGAAATCGCCGCATATCGAGGCAGACTATCATTTGCCGCTGTGGCCCGGGACCAATGTGGCTGTGCTGACGGCGCTCGCACATGTCATCGTCACCGAAAAGCTCTACAGCGAGACGTTTATCCGCGAACGCTGCGACTGGGATGAGTTCCTGCACTGGGCCGATTTCGTTTCGCTGCCGCAGAATTCGCCCGAAACTGTTGCGAAACTCTCGAGCGTTCCGGCCGAGACCATTCGTGCTGCCGCCCGGCTTTATGCGACCGGCGGCAATGGCGCGATCTATTACGGTCTCGGCGTGACCGAACACAGCCAAGGTTCGACCGCCGTGATGGCGATCGCCAATCTTGCCATGGCGACCGGTAATATCGGCCGGCCCGGCGTCGGCGTGAACCCGCTGCGTGGACAGAACAACGTGCAGGGCTCCTGCGACATGGGGTCGTTCCCGCACGAACTGTCGGGCTATCGGCATATCTCGCTCGATGAGCCGCGCGCGATGTTCGAGAAGGACTGGGGCGTAACGCTCGACAAGGAGCCGGGCCTGCGCATCAACAACATGCTCGACGCCGCCGTCGATGGTAGCTTCAAGGGCATTTACATCCAGGGCGAAGACATCCTTCAGTCCGACCCAGACACAAAGCATGTGTCGGCCGGCCTGGAAGCCATGGAATGCGTTGTAGTACAGGACCTGTTCCTGAACGAGACCGCGCGTTTCGCGCATGTCTTCCTGCCGGGGTCCACCTTCCTTGAAAAGGACGGCACTTTCACCAATGCTGAGCGGCGCATCCAGCGCGTGCGCAAGGTGATGTCGCCCAAAAATGGCTATGGCGACTGGGAAATCACGCTGTTGCTTTCCAAAGCGCTCGGCTACGAGATGCATTACAGCCACCCGTCCGAGATCATGGACGAAATCGCGCGTCTGACGCCGGGTTTCGCCAATGTCTCCTATGAGATGCTGGACCGGCGTGGTTCGGTGCAATGGCCGTGCAACGACAAGGCGCCGGAAGGCTCGCCGATCATGCACATCAACGGTTTCGTGCGCGGCGAGGGCAAGTTCATCGTCACAGAATATGTCGCGACCGATGAGAAGACTGGACCGCGCTTCCCGCTGCTGCTCACAACCGGCAGAATCCTGTCGCAGTATAATGTCGGTGCGCAGACGCGGCGCACTGCCAACTCCATGTGGCATGCGGAAGACGTGCTGGAAATCCATCCACATGACGCCGAGCAGCGCGGCATCCGCGACGGCGACTGGGTGAAGCTGGCAAGCCGTGCCGGCGAGACGACCCTGCGCGCGCAGATCACCGACCGCGTCGCGCCGGGTGTCGTCTACACCACTTTCCATCACCCCGACACGCAGGCCAATGTCATCACGACCGACTTCTCGGACTGGGCGACCAATTGTCCGGAATATAAGGTCACGGCGGTGCAGATCTCGCCATCCAACGGGCCGTCGCGCTGGCAGCAGGAATACGAGGAGTTCTCGCGCCAGACCCGCCGCATTGCGCCGCTGGAAGCCGCGGAGTAGGGCGATTCAGACGATTTCAATCTTTCCGCGGATGTCGTGGCGAACCGCCGCCGGTTCGGTCAGCGGCGTGCGTGCGATCCCGGAGGAAACGGCCATCGCCTTCACCTACAACGGGGGCTCC from Pseudorhodoplanes sp. includes these protein-coding regions:
- the fdhF gene encoding formate dehydrogenase subunit alpha, whose amino-acid sequence is MSLVHEADFGTPASKSEKMVELTIDGRKISVPEGTSVMRAAMEMGTQIPKLCATDMVDAFGSCRLCLVEIEGRAGTPASCTTPVAPGMVVHTQTNRLAQLRRGVMELYISDHPLDCLTCSANGDCELQDMAGAVGLRDVRYGYEGENHVFARKAGVANENWLPKDESNPYFTYDPSKCIVCSRCVRACEEVQGTFALTISGRGFDSRVSPGTNESFLGSECVSCGACVQACPTATLNEKTVIEIGKPEHSVVTTCAYCGVGCAFKAEMRGEELVRMVPYKNGEANRGHSCVKGRFAWGYATHRERILKPMIRKKVTDPWREVSWEEAISYAASEFKRIQAKYGKNAVGGITSSRCTNEETFLVQKLIRAAFGNNNVDTCARVCHSPTGYGLGQTFGTSAGTQNFDSVEDADVIVIIGANPASAHPVFASRMKKRLRQGAKLIVIDPRRTEMVKSPHIEADYHLPLWPGTNVAVLTALAHVIVTEKLYSETFIRERCDWDEFLHWADFVSLPQNSPETVAKLSSVPAETIRAAARLYATGGNGAIYYGLGVTEHSQGSTAVMAIANLAMATGNIGRPGVGVNPLRGQNNVQGSCDMGSFPHELSGYRHISLDEPRAMFEKDWGVTLDKEPGLRINNMLDAAVDGSFKGIYIQGEDILQSDPDTKHVSAGLEAMECVVVQDLFLNETARFAHVFLPGSTFLEKDGTFTNAERRIQRVRKVMSPKNGYGDWEITLLLSKALGYEMHYSHPSEIMDEIARLTPGFANVSYEMLDRRGSVQWPCNDKAPEGSPIMHINGFVRGEGKFIVTEYVATDEKTGPRFPLLLTTGRILSQYNVGAQTRRTANSMWHAEDVLEIHPHDAEQRGIRDGDWVKLASRAGETTLRAQITDRVAPGVVYTTFHHPDTQANVITTDFSDWATNCPEYKVTAVQISPSNGPSRWQQEYEEFSRQTRRIAPLEAAE
- a CDS encoding LysR family transcriptional regulator, which translates into the protein MIDKLEFFIALAREQHFGRAAESCGISQPSLSAAVKSLEDSFGVLLVHRGSRFRGFTPEGERVLEWARRIVSDARAMHQEVDALKRGLAGHLRIAAIPTALAMSAMLTTPYRAKHPEVKFSVLSHTSVEVLSMIENLEVDAGITYLDNEPLNRVNAIPLYQEEYRLLTSPNGVLGNRDKVTWAEVGQVPLCLLTPTMQNRRIIDGLLRAAGSEPSPTLESNSMIVLFAHVRTGQWASIMPAKLADTLGLTESVRSIPIIEPSATHAVGLVVSDRDKTTPLVRALISEAKKLAKVLAQPVAA
- a CDS encoding NADH-quinone oxidoreductase subunit NuoF, whose product is MSHRIYIPGDSAAVACGADEIAAAIETLAARNKIAVTIIRNGSRGLHWLEPLLEVETPKGRVAYGPVEEGDVVSVFEAMLAEGGEHKLRLGVTDDIPWLKRQTRLTFARCGIVDPRSLDDYRAHDGYKGLEKALANPTGIVAEVTESGLRGRGGAGFPTGIKWKTVADAKPDQKYIVCNADEGDSGTFADRMIMEGDPFVLIEGMTIAGIAVGASKGYIYCRSEYPLAIAVLNDAIKAAMRGGMLGKNVAGSPFTFELEVRSGAGAYVCGEETSLLESLEGKRGLVRAKPPLPAHKGLFGKPTVINNVLSFATVPIIMHKGGAFYKNVGMGRSRGTMPVQLAGNVKHGGLYEVAFGITLGELVEQIGGGTASGRPVRAVQVGGPLGAYFPPALFDTPFDYEAFAARDGLIGHGGIVVFDDSVNMAKQARFAMEFCAIESCGKCTPCRIGSTRGVETIDRIIKNEKRPENLAVLEDLCNTMKFGSLCALGGFTPYPVMSALTHFPEDFGAAPPRLQAAE
- a CDS encoding DsrE/DsrF/DrsH-like family protein, whose translation is MKRRLLIVLLNTDPRNVEELAAPFYHAAVAAAMDYEVDVVCTATAGKLMIKGVAENLHAKAGHPMTVHDWIKEAHQHGARFWACPANLDLFDITEEDLISECSGMMGAASMIEGIMEDDCRVLTY
- a CDS encoding formate dehydrogenase subunit gamma, which produces MPTFEPWTTDRALSIIAENKDRDGATLPILHALQETFGHVPEAAAPLIADALNLSRSEVHGVITFYHVFRRQPAGRHVLKLCRAEACQACGCDDLISQAESRLGVKLGGTTADGRVTIEAVYCLGLCSTAPSAMIDGKPVGRLTEKKLGTLLAEADR
- a CDS encoding glycine cleavage system protein H, producing MVAVRGCMFPDNLLYDVPNHTWYSPDKDGLVRVGMTQVAIALAREVLVFTPKRAGRVFEAQRSIATIESAKWVGVVRAAFDGEVAAVNEGLVARPTTANYDCYGEGWLMLVRPAKGDWQAGLVTGAAVGPAYEDWMENEGYPGCGG